In one window of Paenarthrobacter nicotinovorans DNA:
- a CDS encoding class I SAM-dependent methyltransferase produces the protein MLSALRKYLLIPRLIRLSSSAPKDPLTAWDQYWGNVRSTGASGDVLWDSGSDHELNGYLPKLAKLDPALAVVDVGCGNGSFTRLLAGHFPLALGLDYSANAIDRARQESAGITTAAFAVCDMTAPDAAQTVATALEKAGWTGDANVFIRGVLHVLDRKGRAALAANLLPVVGRHGGVFLAETNFPGTPVDYVSHLGATRKSIPAPLEWAIRGLPMPGRFGAAQRAKAFPTADWNLVEDGATNIETRPLSNPSVPDVIPGYYAILRSRAT, from the coding sequence ATGCTCTCTGCGCTGAGGAAGTACCTGCTGATCCCACGCCTCATCAGGCTCTCCTCTTCGGCGCCCAAGGATCCGCTGACCGCCTGGGACCAATACTGGGGCAACGTGCGATCGACGGGAGCCAGCGGCGATGTCCTCTGGGACTCGGGAAGCGACCATGAACTGAACGGCTACCTTCCCAAGCTGGCGAAACTTGACCCGGCCCTCGCTGTGGTGGACGTTGGATGCGGCAACGGCAGTTTCACCCGGCTCCTCGCAGGGCACTTCCCCCTGGCCCTGGGGCTCGACTACTCCGCCAACGCCATCGACCGCGCCCGGCAGGAGTCAGCCGGCATCACGACGGCGGCATTCGCCGTGTGCGACATGACGGCACCGGACGCTGCGCAGACTGTCGCAACGGCGCTGGAAAAGGCGGGCTGGACCGGCGACGCCAACGTCTTCATCCGAGGCGTGCTGCACGTGCTGGACCGCAAAGGACGTGCAGCCTTGGCGGCAAACCTGCTGCCCGTCGTCGGACGCCATGGCGGCGTGTTCCTGGCAGAGACCAACTTTCCCGGCACCCCCGTGGACTACGTCAGCCACCTCGGCGCTACCCGCAAGTCGATCCCTGCACCGCTTGAATGGGCCATCCGCGGATTGCCAATGCCGGGCCGCTTCGGCGCGGCGCAGCGCGCCAAGGCCTTTCCGACGGCGGACTGGAACCTTGTGGAGGACGGCGCGACGAACATCGAAACCCGCCCGTTGAGCAACCCATCGGTTCCGGATGTGATCCCGGGGTATTACGCCATCCTCCGCTCAAGGGCTACTTGA
- a CDS encoding ATP-binding protein — MGQDNAEVQHSLSAVVADSDADRLAVASAALAAAGFRVLPAKDAGEIASLLQHERPAVVVAESSLGQSLRNPGVPVLLLLGEDESLDVEAVESWRVADYVMSPVRGGEIVHRVQTLIGRARERARSRGEVEALRESLRGVSSAIRETNDPQLIADHVVQGFGDALGVDHVWFATFQDERVPSIRAQWSRPGRQMLPARLGGSEGAIMEVANKLWAAADVLAITDHREDPDSAIAQALKTWSNELNPVSTVLLPVGEGASAMGIILLSTVEDRHEWTRPEIALLQHVAGNVAHGLIQGNLISAQQRVLHQLRQLDKAKTDFLATVNHELRTPLTSITAYLDMIQDGSGGPVPEGINRMLDVIARNSSRLRKLIEDMLTVSMQDGSNLDLKPVDIAKLLQVVVATLRPLAESRHVSVSVTEGPEDIEVTADEAKLEQVFTNIVANAIKFTPEGGRVGISSAVSSSKDGGRAALVKIADNGLGIPEHDLPHILTRFYRASNATSAAVPGSGLGLAIAHDIISRHMGRMVFDSTLGSGTTVSVELPVGGP, encoded by the coding sequence GTGGGCCAGGACAATGCCGAAGTACAGCATTCCCTTTCCGCCGTGGTCGCAGATTCCGATGCGGACCGCCTGGCCGTGGCATCGGCGGCCCTCGCTGCCGCGGGCTTCCGCGTTCTTCCTGCCAAGGACGCCGGCGAAATCGCTTCGCTCCTCCAGCACGAGCGCCCCGCGGTAGTGGTAGCGGAAAGCTCGCTCGGGCAGTCCCTCCGCAATCCCGGGGTCCCGGTCCTGCTCCTCCTCGGTGAAGACGAATCGCTGGATGTGGAAGCCGTGGAGTCATGGCGGGTTGCCGACTACGTCATGAGCCCGGTCCGCGGGGGCGAAATTGTCCATCGGGTGCAGACCCTGATCGGCCGCGCCAGGGAACGCGCGCGCTCACGGGGCGAGGTCGAGGCCTTGCGCGAGAGCCTGCGGGGAGTTTCGTCAGCGATCCGGGAAACGAACGACCCCCAGCTGATCGCAGACCACGTCGTCCAGGGTTTCGGCGACGCCCTGGGTGTCGACCACGTCTGGTTCGCGACGTTCCAGGATGAACGGGTCCCCAGCATCCGCGCCCAATGGAGCCGCCCGGGACGCCAGATGCTTCCGGCAAGGCTGGGCGGCAGTGAGGGCGCCATCATGGAGGTGGCCAACAAACTATGGGCTGCGGCAGATGTGCTGGCCATTACCGACCACCGTGAGGACCCCGACTCGGCCATCGCCCAGGCCCTGAAAACCTGGTCCAACGAACTCAACCCCGTCTCTACAGTGCTGCTGCCTGTGGGCGAAGGCGCATCGGCCATGGGCATCATCCTGCTCTCCACAGTGGAGGACCGGCACGAATGGACCCGGCCCGAAATCGCACTCCTGCAGCACGTGGCCGGAAACGTTGCGCACGGACTCATCCAGGGAAACCTCATCAGCGCACAGCAGCGTGTCCTGCACCAGCTGCGGCAACTGGACAAGGCCAAGACTGACTTCCTGGCCACCGTGAACCACGAGCTTCGCACCCCGTTGACCTCCATCACTGCCTACCTGGACATGATCCAGGACGGTTCAGGTGGCCCGGTTCCCGAGGGCATCAACAGGATGCTGGACGTCATAGCCCGGAACTCCAGCCGCCTGCGGAAGCTCATTGAGGACATGCTGACGGTATCGATGCAGGACGGCAGCAACCTCGACCTCAAACCGGTGGACATCGCCAAGCTCCTCCAGGTTGTCGTGGCGACGCTGAGGCCGCTGGCAGAGTCCCGCCACGTGTCGGTGTCTGTCACGGAGGGCCCCGAGGACATCGAAGTCACCGCGGACGAGGCAAAGCTGGAACAGGTCTTCACGAACATCGTGGCCAACGCCATCAAGTTCACCCCCGAGGGCGGCCGGGTGGGCATCAGCAGCGCCGTGTCCTCTTCCAAGGATGGCGGCCGGGCAGCGTTGGTAAAGATCGCAGACAACGGCCTTGGTATCCCGGAACACGATCTCCCCCATATCCTGACCCGTTTCTACCGCGCTTCCAATGCCACCTCGGCAGCAGTTCCCGGCAGCGGCCTGGGCCTGGCAATCGCACATGACATCATCAGCCGCCACATGGGACGCATGGTGTTTGACTCCACCCTCGGCTCCGGGACCACGGTGTCCGTGGAGCTGCCCGTCGGCGGACCTTAG
- a CDS encoding DUF7793 family protein, whose translation MDQPATPPEHQQVMFELELEESGILRLTWPRGARIKEGDAQRAMDRVNELCGQERHPMIVDMATTDDVTRGARSVFAKPCQANRIALWGSSPVDRVIANFFLGIMKPPCPTKFFTSETEALEWLVQG comes from the coding sequence GTGGACCAACCCGCCACACCGCCGGAACACCAGCAGGTGATGTTTGAGCTGGAGCTTGAAGAGTCCGGAATTCTGCGTCTTACCTGGCCTCGCGGCGCCAGGATCAAGGAAGGGGACGCACAGCGGGCCATGGACCGGGTCAACGAGCTGTGCGGCCAGGAACGCCACCCCATGATTGTGGACATGGCAACCACGGACGACGTCACGCGCGGCGCCCGCTCCGTCTTCGCCAAACCCTGCCAAGCCAACAGGATCGCCCTTTGGGGTTCGTCGCCGGTGGACCGGGTCATTGCCAATTTCTTCCTGGGCATCATGAAGCCGCCGTGTCCCACCAAATTCTTCACCTCCGAAACAGAAGCGCTGGAGTGGCTGGTGCAGGGATAA